The Agromyces hippuratus genome has a window encoding:
- a CDS encoding ABC transporter permease: protein MNDFRLPLGDWADAVIHFITDVFGGFFTVVRNIFAGFYDLVDFVLQTPPFWIVILVIAAIAWFAKGWKLAVGSALGLLVIVGVDQWDNAMSTLALVLVASLIAVVISVPLGVLAARSDVASKVIRPILDFMQTMPAMVYLIPALILFRVGVVPGIVATIIFAMAPGVRLTELGIRGVDKEVVEAGQAFGASPWRILRQIQLPLAMPSIMAGVNQVIMLSLSMVVIAGMVGAGGLGGEVVQSLTRIDVGLGFEAGLSVVILAIILDRVTGALGTPRKQSRRRDQAPSTDAAEPLGPEAERLPAASATA, encoded by the coding sequence ATGAACGACTTCCGACTCCCGCTCGGCGACTGGGCCGACGCCGTCATCCACTTCATCACCGACGTGTTCGGCGGGTTCTTCACCGTCGTGCGGAACATCTTCGCCGGCTTCTACGACCTCGTCGACTTCGTGCTGCAGACACCGCCGTTCTGGATCGTCATCCTCGTGATCGCCGCGATCGCCTGGTTCGCGAAGGGCTGGAAGCTCGCCGTCGGCTCCGCACTCGGCCTGCTCGTGATCGTCGGCGTCGACCAGTGGGACAACGCCATGTCGACGCTCGCACTCGTGCTCGTCGCCTCGCTCATCGCCGTGGTGATCTCGGTGCCGCTCGGCGTGCTCGCCGCCCGCTCCGACGTGGCGTCGAAGGTCATCCGTCCGATCCTCGACTTCATGCAGACGATGCCGGCGATGGTCTACCTGATCCCGGCGCTCATCCTCTTCCGCGTCGGCGTCGTGCCCGGCATCGTCGCGACGATCATCTTCGCGATGGCCCCCGGCGTCAGGCTCACCGAGCTCGGCATCCGCGGCGTCGACAAGGAGGTCGTCGAGGCCGGACAGGCGTTCGGCGCATCGCCGTGGCGCATCCTCCGCCAGATCCAGCTGCCGCTCGCGATGCCGAGCATCATGGCCGGCGTCAACCAGGTCATCATGCTCTCGCTCTCGATGGTCGTCATCGCCGGCATGGTCGGCGCGGGCGGGCTCGGCGGCGAGGTCGTGCAGTCGCTCACCCGCATCGACGTCGGCCTCGGCTTCGAGGCCGGACTCTCGGTGGTGATCCTCGCGATCATCCTCGACCGCGTGACCGGCGCGCTCGGCACCCCGCGGAAGCAGAGCAGGCGACGCGATCAGGCGCCGTCGACGGATGCCGCGGAGCCGCTCGGCCCCGAGGCGGAGCGCCTGCCCGCGGCATCCGCCACCGCCTGA
- a CDS encoding quaternary amine ABC transporter ATP-binding protein yields the protein MSETPAIEAESPALSVRRLTKFFGRKPAEALARLRSGASRAELAPLGTAAVIDAEFDVRRGEIFVVMGLSGSGKSTLIRTLNGLLEPTDGTVTVMGETITGMSPKRLREVRRRHVSMVFQHFALLPHRNVLENAAYGLELQGVPAAERRERAEHILERVGLGGWGDKMPSELSGGMQQRVGLARALASDTDILLMDEAFSALDPLIRKEMQEQLVELQQELGKTIVFITHDLNEAMFLGDRIAVMRDGRIVQLGTAEEILTDPADDYVAQFVQDVDRSRVLTAGNVMEAPRAVVTASAGPRAALRSMRDLQTSMVFVVGGGRRLLGVVHDRDVLRLVQRGERSLEPAISDDHPVVGADEHLSELFESAVESQLPLAVVDDQGRLLGAVPRVTLLAALGNVSSNTGEHTVIETPATIPVDVITATLHRTARPDTAMADAADASAVAAAAAEAAVIRAEATRADAAGERSPA from the coding sequence ATGTCCGAAACACCAGCAATCGAGGCCGAATCGCCGGCACTCTCGGTCCGTCGCCTCACCAAGTTCTTCGGCCGCAAGCCGGCGGAGGCGCTCGCCCGACTCCGCTCCGGCGCAAGCCGCGCCGAACTCGCACCGCTCGGCACCGCAGCGGTGATCGACGCCGAGTTCGACGTGCGCCGCGGCGAGATCTTCGTCGTCATGGGGCTGTCGGGCTCGGGCAAGTCGACGCTCATCCGCACCTTGAACGGCCTGCTCGAACCGACCGACGGCACCGTCACGGTGATGGGGGAGACCATCACGGGCATGTCGCCGAAGCGGCTTCGCGAGGTGCGTCGTCGCCACGTCTCGATGGTGTTCCAGCACTTCGCGCTGCTGCCGCACCGCAACGTGCTCGAGAACGCGGCGTACGGGCTCGAACTCCAGGGCGTGCCCGCCGCCGAGCGGCGTGAACGCGCCGAGCACATCCTCGAGCGGGTCGGCCTCGGCGGCTGGGGCGACAAGATGCCCTCCGAACTCTCCGGCGGCATGCAGCAGCGCGTCGGGCTCGCTCGTGCGCTCGCGTCGGACACCGACATCCTGCTCATGGACGAGGCGTTCTCGGCGCTCGATCCGCTCATCCGCAAGGAGATGCAGGAGCAGCTCGTCGAGCTGCAGCAGGAGCTCGGCAAGACGATCGTCTTCATCACCCACGACCTCAACGAGGCGATGTTCCTCGGCGACCGCATCGCGGTCATGCGCGACGGGCGCATCGTGCAGCTCGGCACCGCCGAGGAGATCCTCACCGACCCCGCCGACGACTACGTGGCCCAGTTCGTGCAGGACGTCGATCGCTCGCGCGTGCTGACGGCCGGCAACGTGATGGAGGCCCCGCGGGCCGTCGTCACCGCCTCGGCCGGTCCGCGTGCGGCGCTGCGCTCGATGCGCGACCTGCAGACCTCGATGGTCTTCGTGGTCGGCGGCGGCCGTCGCCTGCTGGGCGTCGTGCACGACCGCGACGTGCTGCGGCTCGTGCAGCGGGGCGAGCGATCGCTCGAGCCGGCGATCAGCGACGACCACCCCGTCGTCGGCGCCGACGAGCACCTCTCCGAGCTCTTCGAGAGCGCCGTCGAGAGCCAGCTGCCGCTCGCCGTCGTCGACGACCAGGGGCGCCTGCTCGGCGCCGTGCCCCGCGTCACCCTGCTCGCGGCCCTCGGCAACGTCTCGTCGAACACGGGGGAGCACACCGTCATCGAGACGCCCGCGACGATCCCGGTCGACGTCATCACCGCGACGCTGCACCGCACGGCTCGGCCCGACACGGCGATGGCCGATGCGGCCGATGCCAGTGCAGTGGCGGCAGCGGCGGCGGAGGCCGCCGTGATCCGCGCAGAAGCCACGCGAGCGGATGCCGCGGGGGAGAGGAGCCCGGCATGA
- a CDS encoding Fur family transcriptional regulator yields MKRNTWQREAVREALDGTEGFISAQALHSTLHSSGSPIGLATVYRALGDLASSGEADSLQSPDGEALYRACSTTGHHHHLICRNCGLTVEIAADEVEAWAKTVAAEHGFTGAAHVVDVFGLCANCTRLQAAGE; encoded by the coding sequence ATGAAGCGCAACACCTGGCAGCGAGAGGCCGTTCGCGAAGCACTCGACGGCACCGAGGGGTTCATCAGCGCGCAGGCGCTGCACTCGACCCTGCATTCGAGCGGCTCCCCGATCGGACTCGCGACCGTCTACCGTGCGCTCGGCGATCTCGCCTCGAGCGGCGAGGCCGACTCGCTGCAGTCGCCCGACGGCGAAGCGCTCTATCGGGCCTGCAGCACGACCGGGCACCACCATCACCTCATCTGCCGCAACTGCGGGCTGACCGTCGAGATCGCCGCCGACGAGGTCGAGGCGTGGGCGAAGACGGTCGCAGCCGAGCACGGATTCACCGGCGCTGCGCACGTCGTCGACGTCTTCGGGCTCTGCGCCAACTGCACGAGGCTGCAGGCCGCGGGGGAGTAG
- a CDS encoding metal ABC transporter permease, whose amino-acid sequence MGYFERALIAAIIIGAGAGLVGSLVVVRRRTFFAQALTHGTYPGAVVAAALGVSVPAGAAVASVVLVAVMAGIARVRRQGAQVAAGIVLTGGFAAGALLQALIPGLPVRAESLLMGSILTVSNADILLAACVGAVAALCISLFGKEIAFSTFDPHGFRAAGYREWPIELLVLGLTAASVVSSLPAVGAILAIALIAAPAAAARLMVRSFRGLLFTAPVIGAASGVLGVISSRMFEIAAGPAIALAATAFFLLALGISKLRALPLNRVSIPVETAEDARIA is encoded by the coding sequence ATGGGGTACTTCGAACGGGCGCTCATCGCCGCGATCATCATCGGCGCCGGCGCCGGGCTCGTCGGCAGCCTCGTGGTCGTGCGCCGGCGCACCTTCTTCGCCCAGGCGCTGACGCACGGCACCTACCCCGGCGCCGTGGTGGCGGCCGCCCTCGGGGTGAGCGTGCCGGCCGGTGCAGCCGTGGCATCCGTCGTGCTCGTCGCCGTCATGGCGGGCATCGCCCGCGTGCGTCGCCAGGGTGCGCAGGTCGCGGCCGGCATCGTGCTGACCGGCGGGTTCGCCGCCGGAGCGCTGCTCCAGGCGCTGATCCCGGGGCTGCCCGTGCGCGCCGAATCCCTGCTCATGGGCTCGATCCTCACGGTGAGCAACGCAGACATTCTGCTCGCGGCATGTGTCGGCGCCGTCGCGGCGCTCTGCATCTCGCTGTTCGGCAAGGAGATCGCCTTCTCGACGTTCGATCCGCACGGTTTCCGCGCCGCCGGCTACCGGGAGTGGCCGATCGAACTGCTCGTGCTCGGCCTCACGGCGGCGTCGGTCGTCAGCTCGCTGCCCGCGGTCGGCGCCATCCTCGCGATCGCCCTGATCGCGGCGCCGGCGGCAGCCGCGCGACTCATGGTGCGCTCGTTCCGGGGCCTGCTCTTCACCGCCCCGGTCATCGGCGCTGCGTCGGGCGTGCTGGGCGTCATCTCCTCGCGGATGTTCGAGATCGCGGCGGGCCCTGCGATCGCGCTGGCCGCCACGGCCTTCTTCCTGCTCGCACTGGGGATCTCCAAGCTTCGCGCGCTACCGTTGAACCGAGTCTCCATACCGGTGGAGACCGCGGAGGACGCACGGATCGCATGA
- a CDS encoding metal ABC transporter permease has product MSLTDALFGAFAIPFMGRALLVMLVLAVVAGFVGVLVNLRGLEFISDGLTHAVFPGLAIGLAVGGSAGLLPGAAIAALAGALALTWLDRAGITSDAAIAIVLTATFSVGVIVVSRSDDYAGELEALLFGRVLTIPPDEVLPLVAVSLIALVMVLVTLKQQLYRAFDAKGSRAAGDSALVLDLVLNSAIALVVVAAASTIGTLLVLALLIVPGAVARLTTARLWWLFPAAAVFAAVAAWLGLALGFAISVGAGVDVPAGSTVVAVFVVGYALVLLIASMFGRSHEARPAAGRTARSSSPAAPRPAVGAAEARPAGEGR; this is encoded by the coding sequence ATGTCGCTGACCGACGCATTGTTCGGAGCCTTCGCCATCCCATTCATGGGGCGGGCGCTCCTCGTCATGCTCGTGCTCGCGGTCGTCGCCGGGTTCGTCGGCGTGCTCGTGAACCTCCGGGGGCTCGAGTTCATCAGCGACGGGCTGACCCACGCCGTCTTCCCGGGGCTGGCCATCGGCCTCGCCGTCGGCGGCAGCGCCGGCCTCCTGCCCGGAGCGGCGATCGCCGCTCTCGCCGGCGCGCTCGCCCTGACCTGGCTCGACCGCGCCGGCATCACCTCCGACGCGGCGATCGCGATCGTGCTGACCGCGACGTTCAGTGTCGGCGTCATCGTGGTCTCCCGCAGCGACGACTACGCCGGCGAGCTCGAGGCGCTGCTCTTCGGCCGCGTGCTGACGATCCCGCCCGACGAGGTGCTGCCGCTCGTGGCCGTGAGCCTCATCGCGCTCGTCATGGTGCTGGTCACCCTGAAGCAGCAGCTGTACCGGGCGTTCGATGCGAAGGGGAGCCGCGCCGCCGGCGACTCGGCGCTCGTGCTCGATCTCGTGCTGAACTCGGCGATCGCGCTGGTCGTGGTGGCGGCCGCGAGCACGATCGGCACGCTGCTCGTGCTCGCACTGCTCATCGTGCCCGGCGCGGTGGCGCGGCTCACGACGGCGCGGCTGTGGTGGCTGTTCCCCGCGGCCGCGGTCTTCGCGGCCGTCGCGGCATGGCTCGGCCTGGCCCTCGGGTTCGCGATCTCGGTCGGCGCCGGCGTCGACGTGCCGGCGGGCAGCACGGTCGTGGCCGTCTTCGTCGTCGGCTACGCCCTCGTGCTGCTCATCGCCTCGATGTTCGGCCGGAGCCACGAGGCGAGACCGGCGGCGGGCCGCACTGCACGGTCCTCCTCGCCCGCCGCTCCTCGACCAGCGGTCGGGGCGGCCGAGGCTCGACCGGCGGGGGAGGGGCGCTGA
- a CDS encoding metal ABC transporter ATP-binding protein produces MNDSPVLRLRGAAFTHPGGTGVSGLDLDIAPGEAVALIGPNGAGKSTLLKGVLGLVPRTAGTIEFGARTSDAGAGPSHAANGMVGFLPQSADLDPDFPISVEQVVMQGRYRGLGLLRWPGRADRAAVRDALETVGLAELAKRPFGELSGGQRQRGLLARALASDPGLLLLDEPFNGLDQPNRDALVETLRALKARGVAVLVSTHDLDLARRVCDSVVFVNRTQLASGPVDDVLTLGNVQECFEGVEVEIDEHTLVVPGHEGH; encoded by the coding sequence ATGAACGACTCCCCCGTGCTGCGCCTCCGCGGCGCCGCGTTCACCCACCCCGGAGGCACGGGAGTCAGCGGCCTCGACCTCGACATCGCGCCCGGTGAGGCCGTCGCGCTCATCGGTCCGAACGGCGCGGGCAAGTCGACCCTGCTGAAGGGCGTGCTCGGCCTCGTGCCGCGCACGGCGGGCACGATCGAGTTCGGCGCTCGCACGTCCGATGCCGGCGCGGGCCCGTCGCATGCCGCGAACGGCATGGTCGGATTCCTGCCGCAATCGGCCGACCTCGATCCCGACTTCCCCATCAGCGTGGAGCAGGTCGTGATGCAGGGTCGCTATCGCGGACTCGGGCTGCTGCGCTGGCCCGGGCGTGCCGACCGCGCCGCGGTGCGCGACGCGCTCGAGACGGTCGGCCTCGCCGAACTCGCGAAGCGTCCGTTCGGCGAGCTCTCGGGCGGGCAGCGCCAGCGTGGCCTCCTCGCGAGGGCGCTCGCCTCCGATCCCGGTCTGCTGCTGCTCGACGAGCCCTTCAACGGCCTCGATCAACCCAATCGAGACGCGCTCGTCGAGACGCTCCGCGCGCTGAAGGCCCGCGGCGTCGCGGTGCTCGTCTCGACGCACGACCTCGATCTCGCACGTCGCGTCTGCGACTCGGTGGTGTTCGTCAACCGCACCCAGCTCGCGAGCGGTCCGGTCGACGACGTGCTCACGCTCGGCAACGTGCAGGAGTGCTTCGAGGGTGTCGAGGTCGAGATCGACGAGCACACGCTGGTGGTCCCCGGGCACGAGGGCCACTGA
- a CDS encoding metal ABC transporter substrate-binding protein, whose protein sequence is MTTRTSAFRRLPATLAGGAMLAVSALALAGCTAPAASGASGGGPEIVATTTQVGDFTRELVGDSAEVTQLLSPGQSAHSFDPSAAQLLALSQADALVVNGGGLESWLDDAVQASGFDGVLIDASTGIELHGTDDHGDADAHDHDDDHDDAHDESAATDAADDDHAEHDDADHDHGAGNPHIWTDPELAEHMVENIADGLADVPGVDAAAIAQNETDYLAKLDALDDWITENVETVPAADRLLVTNHDAFTYFIDAYDVTFVGSVIPSFDDNAEPSAAEIDALVDRIRATGATAVFSEASISPKAAETIAAEAGVTVFSGPDALYGDSLGVEGSEGATYLGSQLHNARLILESWGVTPTALPEALQG, encoded by the coding sequence ATGACCACTCGAACCAGCGCATTCCGTCGACTGCCCGCGACCCTCGCCGGCGGAGCGATGCTGGCCGTGTCTGCCCTGGCGCTCGCGGGGTGCACGGCACCCGCGGCATCCGGAGCCTCTGGTGGCGGCCCTGAGATCGTGGCGACGACGACCCAGGTCGGCGACTTCACGCGCGAGCTCGTCGGTGACAGCGCCGAGGTCACCCAACTCCTCTCCCCCGGCCAGAGCGCCCACAGCTTCGACCCCTCTGCGGCGCAGCTGCTCGCGCTGTCGCAGGCCGACGCCCTCGTCGTCAACGGCGGCGGGCTCGAGAGCTGGCTCGACGACGCAGTGCAGGCATCGGGGTTCGACGGCGTGCTCATCGACGCGAGCACCGGCATCGAGCTCCACGGCACCGATGACCACGGCGACGCCGATGCGCACGACCACGACGACGACCATGACGATGCCCACGACGAGTCCGCGGCGACGGATGCCGCGGACGACGACCATGCCGAGCATGACGACGCCGACCACGACCACGGTGCCGGCAATCCGCACATCTGGACCGACCCCGAACTCGCCGAGCACATGGTCGAGAACATCGCCGACGGCCTCGCCGATGTTCCCGGCGTCGACGCCGCCGCCATCGCGCAGAACGAGACCGACTACCTGGCGAAGCTCGACGCGCTCGACGACTGGATCACCGAGAACGTCGAGACCGTGCCGGCCGCCGACCGGCTGCTTGTGACGAACCACGACGCCTTCACCTACTTCATCGACGCCTACGACGTGACCTTCGTCGGCAGCGTCATCCCGAGCTTCGACGACAACGCCGAGCCGAGCGCGGCCGAGATCGACGCGCTCGTCGACCGCATCCGCGCGACCGGTGCCACGGCCGTGTTCTCCGAGGCCTCCATCTCGCCGAAGGCCGCCGAGACCATCGCCGCCGAGGCCGGCGTCACCGTCTTCTCGGGCCCCGACGCCCTCTACGGCGACTCCCTGGGCGTCGAAGGCAGCGAAGGCGCAACGTACCTCGGCAGCCAGCTGCACAATGCGCGGCTGATCCTCGAATCATGGGGCGTCACGCCTACCGCGCTGCCCGAGGCACTGCAAGGATGA
- a CDS encoding GNAT family N-acetyltransferase: protein MDTTTAPLTLHPFTVADAERVLSGEVDPHDGWEGAYAFTDEPELLAEYLRTVQQNGDPTPFGPYLVRRGEDGPAIGGVNLFGPPGDDGAVEFAFGLVPAVRGQGLSTHTVAAVVELARSAGVVILRAEAEVPNLPARRALEGAGFSQSSRTTEAITYDLHL, encoded by the coding sequence GTGGATACGACGACAGCTCCTCTCACGTTGCATCCGTTCACCGTCGCCGATGCCGAGCGCGTGCTCTCGGGCGAGGTGGACCCCCACGACGGATGGGAAGGCGCCTACGCCTTCACCGACGAGCCGGAGCTGCTCGCCGAGTACCTCCGCACGGTGCAGCAGAACGGTGATCCGACGCCCTTCGGCCCCTACCTCGTTCGTCGAGGCGAAGACGGCCCGGCCATCGGGGGAGTGAACCTGTTCGGTCCGCCCGGCGACGACGGGGCGGTCGAGTTCGCATTCGGCCTCGTGCCAGCGGTGCGCGGCCAGGGCCTGTCGACGCACACCGTCGCGGCCGTCGTCGAGCTCGCTCGAAGCGCCGGTGTCGTGATCCTCCGCGCCGAGGCCGAGGTGCCGAACCTGCCTGCTCGGCGCGCGCTCGAGGGCGCCGGGTTCTCGCAGTCGTCGCGCACGACAGAGGCGATCACGTACGACCTGCACCTGTAA
- a CDS encoding dihydrolipoamide acetyltransferase family protein: MSEIRFPLPDVGEGLTEAEIVQWRVAPGDRISLDQVFVEIETAKSLVELPSAFEGVVSELLVEEGSTVDVGTPILVIQTDAAGLVSDAPAAPATAPVVDSGAPAGSAEPAAESLPIYGTVPAADAAEASGAVLVGHGSSGPAATRRRRHVTPDGAHGHLAAPTPPPAPVSTAPAAAASTAASVAAPSRPAPQLPVIAKPPIRKLAKDLGVDLSRVAPTGPIGDITRDDVIREASQASVFRNIQTPERPEAREERIPVKGVRKAIASAMVQSAFQAPHVSVFVDVDASRTMEYLKRLKASPDYAGVRISPLLIMAKAMIWAVRRNPTVNAQWTDSEIVVKNYVNLGIAAATPRGLIVPNVKEAQAMTMVELATALEQLTLTAREGKTQPAEMQNGTITITNIGVFGMDTGTPILNPGEVAIVALGTIKQKPWVVDGEVRPRFVTTIGASFDHRVVDGDVASRFLADVASIIEEPALLLE, translated from the coding sequence ATGAGCGAGATCCGATTCCCCCTCCCCGATGTCGGCGAGGGCCTCACCGAGGCCGAGATCGTGCAGTGGCGGGTCGCACCCGGCGATCGCATCAGCCTCGACCAGGTCTTCGTCGAGATCGAGACCGCGAAGTCGCTCGTCGAACTGCCGAGCGCGTTCGAGGGCGTCGTCTCCGAACTCCTCGTCGAAGAGGGCAGCACCGTCGACGTGGGCACCCCGATCCTGGTCATCCAGACGGATGCCGCGGGGCTCGTCTCCGATGCCCCCGCCGCGCCGGCCACGGCTCCGGTGGTCGACTCCGGTGCGCCAGCCGGCAGTGCCGAACCGGCCGCCGAGTCGCTGCCGATCTACGGCACCGTTCCGGCAGCCGATGCCGCCGAGGCCAGCGGCGCCGTGCTCGTCGGGCACGGCAGCTCCGGTCCGGCGGCCACGCGTCGCCGGCGACACGTCACGCCCGACGGGGCGCACGGGCATCTCGCCGCCCCCACTCCCCCGCCTGCACCGGTGAGCACGGCTCCTGCGGCCGCCGCAAGCACGGCGGCATCCGTCGCCGCACCGTCGCGACCCGCTCCGCAGCTCCCGGTGATCGCGAAGCCGCCGATCCGCAAGCTCGCCAAAGACCTGGGCGTCGACCTGTCGCGGGTCGCGCCGACGGGCCCGATCGGCGACATCACGCGCGACGACGTGATCCGCGAGGCGAGCCAGGCGAGCGTGTTCCGCAACATCCAGACGCCCGAGCGCCCCGAGGCCCGTGAGGAACGCATCCCCGTCAAGGGCGTGCGCAAGGCGATCGCGAGCGCGATGGTGCAGAGCGCCTTCCAGGCCCCGCACGTGAGCGTCTTCGTCGATGTCGACGCGAGCCGCACGATGGAGTACCTGAAGCGGCTGAAGGCCTCCCCCGACTACGCCGGGGTGCGCATCTCGCCGCTCCTCATCATGGCGAAGGCGATGATCTGGGCCGTGCGCCGCAACCCCACCGTCAACGCGCAATGGACCGACTCCGAGATCGTGGTCAAGAACTACGTGAACCTCGGCATCGCCGCGGCGACGCCCCGGGGCCTCATCGTCCCGAACGTCAAGGAGGCCCAGGCGATGACGATGGTCGAGCTCGCCACGGCGCTCGAGCAGCTCACGCTGACGGCGCGCGAGGGCAAGACGCAGCCCGCCGAGATGCAGAACGGCACGATCACGATCACGAACATCGGCGTCTTCGGCATGGACACCGGCACGCCGATCCTGAACCCGGGCGAGGTCGCTATCGTCGCGCTCGGCACGATCAAGCAGAAGCCGTGGGTGGTCGACGGCGAGGTGCGACCGCGCTTCGTCACGACGATCGGCGCCTCGTTCGATCACCGAGTGGTCGACGGCGACGTGGCCTCGCGATTCCTCGCCGACGTCGCGTCGATCATCGAGGAGCCGGCGCTGCTGCTCGAGTAG
- a CDS encoding alpha-ketoacid dehydrogenase subunit beta, with product MAKAINAGLREALRADEKVLLMGEDIGPLGGVFRVTEGLSAEFGDKRILDTPLAESAIVGTAIGLAMRGYRPVIEIQFDGFIFPAFDQITTQLARQTVRHDGSLSMPVVIRVPYGGHIGSIEHHQESPEAYFAHTPGLRVVSPSNPHDAYWMIQEAIRSDDPVLFFEPKSRYWPKGPVDLDHAGLPLHASRVMRQGTDVTVVGHGAMIATLLQAADIAAGEGRSIEVVDLRSLSPIDYGPLLESVHRTGRLVVAQEAYGNVSVGSEIAATVAERAFYSLEAPVLRVSGFDTPFPPAALETEYLPSPDRVLEAVDRALAY from the coding sequence ATGGCGAAGGCCATCAACGCGGGCCTCCGCGAGGCGCTCCGCGCCGACGAGAAGGTGCTGCTCATGGGCGAGGACATCGGCCCGCTCGGCGGCGTCTTCCGCGTGACCGAGGGGCTCTCGGCGGAGTTCGGCGACAAGCGCATCCTCGACACGCCGCTCGCCGAGTCGGCCATCGTCGGCACCGCGATCGGACTCGCGATGCGCGGCTACCGCCCGGTCATCGAGATCCAGTTCGACGGCTTCATCTTCCCCGCGTTCGACCAGATCACGACCCAGCTCGCGCGCCAGACGGTGCGCCACGACGGCAGCCTCTCGATGCCCGTCGTGATCCGGGTGCCCTACGGCGGCCACATCGGCTCGATCGAGCACCACCAAGAGAGCCCGGAGGCGTACTTCGCGCACACCCCGGGCCTGCGCGTGGTGAGCCCGTCGAACCCGCACGACGCCTACTGGATGATCCAGGAGGCGATCCGCTCCGACGACCCCGTGCTGTTCTTCGAGCCGAAGAGCCGCTACTGGCCGAAGGGCCCGGTCGACCTCGACCACGCCGGCCTGCCGCTGCACGCGAGCCGCGTCATGCGCCAGGGCACCGACGTCACGGTGGTCGGCCACGGCGCGATGATCGCGACGCTGCTGCAGGCGGCCGACATCGCCGCCGGCGAGGGGCGCAGCATCGAGGTCGTCGACCTCCGTTCGCTCTCCCCCATCGACTACGGGCCCCTGCTCGAGTCGGTGCACCGCACCGGTCGCCTCGTCGTCGCCCAAGAGGCCTACGGCAACGTCTCGGTCGGCTCCGAGATCGCGGCGACGGTGGCCGAGCGGGCGTTCTACTCGCTCGAGGCGCCGGTGCTGCGCGTGTCGGGCTTCGACACGCCCTTCCCGCCTGCCGCACTCGAGACCGAGTACCTGCCGAGTCCCGACCGAGTGCTCGAGGCCGTCGACCGCGCACTGGCGTACTGA
- a CDS encoding thiamine pyrophosphate-dependent dehydrogenase E1 component subunit alpha codes for MAAREREFTAPTVQLLTHEGELRPSPEAEAYLPLVEALTDAELQRFYRDMAVSRRIDVAGANLQRQGQLALWVPSHGQEAAQVGSAHAARPQDHLFPSYREHIVGMIRGLDLARIFALLRGATLGGWNPEENGNFHLYTLVLASQTLHATGYAMGLQFDGATATGDPETDAAVLVYYGDGSTSQGDANEALVFASSYQTPQVFFIQNNQWAISVPVARQSRSPLSLRGGGFGMPGVRVDGNDVLASYAVTRQSLEEARAGDGPSLIEAVTYRMGAHTTADDPTKYRTDDEVAYWEARDPITRYRTWLEGRGASASFFADVEAEANDIAADLRRRALDLQAPTREKIFEHVYSEPHPLMVEQAAWLENFETSFEGPAGGVA; via the coding sequence GTGGCAGCCCGCGAAAGAGAGTTCACCGCGCCGACGGTCCAGCTCCTGACCCATGAGGGCGAACTCCGTCCCTCCCCCGAGGCCGAGGCCTATCTCCCGCTCGTCGAGGCGTTGACCGACGCCGAGCTGCAGCGCTTCTACCGCGACATGGCGGTCTCGCGCCGCATCGACGTGGCCGGTGCGAACCTGCAGCGGCAGGGCCAGCTCGCCCTGTGGGTGCCGAGTCACGGGCAGGAGGCGGCTCAGGTGGGTTCGGCGCACGCCGCCCGCCCGCAGGACCACCTGTTCCCGTCGTACCGCGAGCACATCGTCGGCATGATCCGCGGACTCGACCTCGCGCGCATCTTCGCGCTGCTGCGCGGCGCCACCCTCGGCGGGTGGAACCCCGAGGAGAACGGCAACTTCCACCTCTACACGCTCGTGCTCGCGTCGCAGACGCTGCACGCGACCGGGTACGCGATGGGCCTCCAGTTCGACGGTGCGACCGCGACGGGCGACCCCGAGACGGATGCCGCGGTGCTCGTGTACTACGGCGACGGCTCGACCTCGCAGGGCGACGCCAACGAGGCCCTCGTCTTCGCCTCGAGCTACCAGACGCCGCAGGTCTTCTTCATCCAGAACAACCAGTGGGCGATCTCGGTGCCCGTCGCCCGGCAGTCGCGGAGCCCGCTGTCGCTCCGCGGCGGCGGTTTCGGCATGCCCGGCGTGCGGGTCGACGGCAACGACGTGCTCGCGAGCTACGCGGTCACCCGCCAGTCGCTCGAGGAGGCGCGCGCCGGTGACGGCCCCAGCCTCATCGAGGCCGTGACGTACCGCATGGGCGCACACACCACCGCCGACGACCCCACGAAGTACCGCACCGACGACGAGGTGGCCTACTGGGAGGCGCGCGACCCGATCACGCGCTACCGCACGTGGCTCGAGGGCCGCGGGGCATCCGCCTCGTTCTTCGCCGACGTCGAGGCCGAGGCCAACGACATCGCGGCCGACCTGCGTCGCCGCGCCCTCGACCTGCAGGCGCCGACGCGCGAGAAGATCTTCGAGCACGTGTACAGCGAACCGCACCCCCTCATGGTCGAGCAGGCCGCATGGCTCGAGAACTTCGAGACCTCGTTCGAGGGTCCGGCAGGGGGCGTGGCATGA